The genomic segment TGTCGTTGAGGCGGACGAGCGCGAGGAGAGCGGCCGCCGCGCCATCCTCAACTACGGCCACACCTTCGGCCACGCGCTCGAGGCGGCAACCGGCTACGAGTCCCTCCTGCACGGCGAGGGGGTGGCTATCGGCATGGTGTGCGCGTCCCGCCTGGCGGAGAGCCTGGGCATGATCGATGCGGAGGCGACCCGCCGCCAGACCGCGCTGCTCGAGAAGGTCGGTTTACCGACCACGCTGCCCGCGGAGATCGATCCCGTTGAGATCGAGTCGCTGATGTGGCGCGACAAGAAGGTGCAGCACGGGCAGCTGCGCTTTGTGCTGCCAACGCGCATCGGCGAGGTGCAGTTGGTCGACGCGCCGAAGCAGGACGATGTGGTAAGCGCTATGCGGTGAATCATCCGGCAAGCCGCAATAAGCCTCTGTAATCCACCATTGGAGTTGCACGACTCCGAATCCGTATCCGAGAATACGGGTAGGAGAAGGGGCTGGCGGACGCGCCGACGCGCGTCGCGGCCAGGCTACTTACCAGGCATTGCTACACTGCGCATTAGGGCGGCGGCGGCGGACCGCGGGTCGCCACTCATAGGCGCGAGAAGGTCCCAAGTCAGTCATTGTGAACGAGCTAAGCGCAATCCCCGTAAGCACCGACCACCTCCACATTGTTCAGCAGCTGATGGAAAAGTGTGGCGTCAAGCCACACATCTACGAGACCCCGGACGCCTGGGCCGACGACTCCAACGCCCAGCACAAAGACCTCGCCACACGCATGGTCGCACGGGCCGGAATGCCGACAAGCGACAGTGACGAGGAGCAGTGCCTGCTGCTCGCCGGCCCGCTCTCGCAGATCATCTCGCAACGCATCCCCGAGTTCATCAACCACGTGCACCCTGGCTTGCCGGTTGTCGCGGTCTGCAACTCGCCGAAGCTGCCGGAAGTGGTCGGCGTGCTCCGACTGGGCGCGCGGGACGTGGTCGACCTCGCTTCGCACGACGTCGACCCGTGCGACGCCATCCGCGAGGCGTTGGAGTACGGCCGCGAGACCGAGGGCCGACGGCTCCGCACGATGGTCCTGCGGCAACGGCTCGAGACCGTCACCCAGGGCGAACGCCAGGTGCTCGACTCGATGCTCGAGGGGCTCGCCAACAAAGAGACCGCCAAGAAGCTCGGCATCGGACTCCGCACGGTCGAGCTCCGCCGTGCGAAGATCATGACTAAAATGGGCGCCAAGGGCGTCGCGGAACTGGTCAAGCTGTTCTGTGAGGCCCGCTGCCCGGGCGTTGATACGCGGGCCGTCCGGTAAATCGCTGCAAGCGGCGCCGCGGGTGACTAGACTGCGGTAAGCCCCAGCGCGGCGTGCGCCGGGTTCGTGCCCCGGTCTCCGCTGCTATGCCTCCGCCCGACGACCAGCGGCTGCTGGCCGAAGTCTGTTTGTCGCTGGTCCGCGGCGTGGGGCCGCGCCTGCGCGAGAACCTGCAGGCCGCGTTCGGCGACGCCGAGCAGATACTCGCCCAGCCTGCCGAACGCCTGACCGGCGTCGAGGGAGTCGGCGCGACGCTCGCCGGCCGCATCGCGTCGGCGCGCGAGGAGATCGACGCGCAGTCCGAGCTGGACCGCGCGGCCCGTCACGGGATCGCGATTGTGCTGCGCGACTCGGACTCCTACCCCCGCGCCCTGCGCGAGATCCCCGATCCGCCGCCGCTGCTGTTCGTGCGGGGCGAGCTGCTGCCGACCGATCAGCTGGCGGTTGCCATTGTTGGATCGCGGCACGCCACTCGCTACGGCTTCGACCAGGCAGAGCGGCTCGCAGCGGCGCTCGCCCGCGCCGGAGTCACCGTGGTTAGCGGCATGGCCCGCGGCATCGACACGGCCGTGCACCGCGGCGCCCTGGGGGCGGGCGGTCGCACGATTGCGGTGCTGGCCAACGGGCTCCTGAAGCCGTACCCGCCGGAGAACGCCGAACTGTCGCTCGAGATCGCCAAGCAGGGCGCCGTGCTCAGCGAGGCGCCGCTGCTGCGCCCTCCGATGAGCGGCGCATTCCCCCAACGCAACCGCATCATCAGCGGCGTGTCGCTCGGGGTGCTGGTGGTCGAGGCCGCCGACCGCTCCGGTTCGCTCATCACAGCGCGGCACGCCTACGAGCAGGGACGCGAGGTGTTCGCCGTTCCCGGACCGGTCGACAGCCGCCTGTCCAAGGGTTGCCACAAGCTGATCCAGGACGGCGCGAAGCTGGTCGCCACCGTCGACGACGTGCTGGAGGAACTCGGCCCGCTGGTCGAGGGCGTGCCGCGGCCGGGCGGCGGACAACTGCGGAGCGTCGCTGAGCTCAACCTTAACGACGTCGAGCAGTCAGTCCTGCAGGCCATCGGCGCCGCCCCCACCCAGATGGACCACGTCGTGCAGCAGTCGGGCGTGCCGGTCCACCGCGTGCTGTCGACGCTGAGCGTGCTGGAGGTCCGCGGCCTGGTCCGCCGCGTCAGCGGTTCGCTGGTAGCGCGGGTCTGACCCGGCTGTCAGCACCGGCAGCACGATCAGGTGGTCCGGGAGCTGGTAGGGCGTCCACATCAAGGCGGTCCCCACAGGGTAGTGGATGAGGCCTGCTGCTGGCCGCAATAAGTCTACTTCGTCCGGGGTGGCGGGGACCAGCGAGGAACTCATCGAGGTGTACCGGGTTCTAACCCTGCAAGACTTCCCAACCACCGGCGAATAATCCAGTCGGAGCCCAGCAGTTTTGGCACGGATGATTGCCAGTCGGGGGGTCTCAAGTTGATACGCATCTGGACCGTTCTGCGACAGTCGGTAGGTGTCCACCCTACAACGGCATGCAAAATTGGCAGGATCGGAACGGGTGTTTTTTTCCCAAATCGGCCGAACCAACCGTTGGTGCGAGTGCGTAAGTAGATAGAACGTAAAGAGTTACGCGGGTAGTCGGGTTGAGTCGGAAGCCCCGTAAGTCCTCACCGGCACAGGGGTTGCGTTAGCTCATCCATAGATCGAGTCGTTACAATCAGTCAGCTAGAGGCGTGTTGCGACTCATCGAGGGTCAGCCGTGGCGGAGTCCACAACAGGCTGGCTCGCCCAAGGCCCAGGGATACGCAGAGGAGGACGCGGGGGCCCTTGGAAAAACACTAATGACGGCGGGGAGTCATGGATCTGGTTCCCCTTTGGCGTCGAGCCCTGTGATCAGGAGTTCGTAACCATGAAGACGCAGTCCACGGAGGCACGCACCCACGTTTCTACCGGAACATTGGAGCCCGCGATGGCTAAGGGGAAGACCATAAACGCAGACGCCAAGGCGCGCACCGACGAGCAGGTGCTGGCCGAACACCAGCGGGACCCCGCCGGCGGTCACTTGGCGGCGCTCATAAAGCGTTACGAGCGAGAGCTTTACAACTACCTGCGCCGCTACCTAGGCGACGCCGGCATGGCCGAAGACGCCTTCCAGGCGGCGTTCCTGCAGGTGCACCTGAAGGCCGACAGCTTCGACTCGGGCCGCAAGTTCCGCCCCTGGCTCTACACCATCGCCACCAACCAGGCTATCGACCTGCAGCGCCGTAACCGCCGGCACCAAGCGGTCAGCCTGGATAAGCCGAACCGCGCCGAGAGCGAAGAAGTCGGCGCCCTGATCGATCTTTTGGGCAGCAAAGAGCTCGGCCCGAACGAACGCTTTGACCGCCGCGAGCGTATGGAGTGGGTACGGAAGGCGGTCGCCGCCTTGCCGGAGCAGCTCCGATCGGCCGTTTCGCTGGTCTATTTCGACGGCCTCAAGTACCGCGAGGCCGCGGCGGAGCTGTCGGTGCCCGTGGGGACGGTAAAGAGCCGTCTGCACTCGGCCATCGGCCAGCTCGGCAAGGCGTGGCAGGACTGGGACTAGCACCGGAGCGGCACGGCCCACAGCGGGCGGCGTCGCAGTGTTGACCAGATTTCTCGGCAGCCTCCCGTTGTACGGGTTACACTAGGCAGGGCCCGGCGTCGCTCAACCAGCGCCGCCGGGCCGGCCTGAATCTGCAACCGGAAGCCGGCGTCCCGATGCGCGAGAAGCTTGTCTGCTATCTGTTGGGAGAGTTGGACGAAGCCGAGCGCGCCGAGCTTGAGGCCCGTCTGGCCAACGAGCCCTGCCTGCGGAAAGAGCTGGAGCAGATCCGCGCGGGCCTGGGCCTGACAGACGACGCCGACCCGGCCCCCCAGCACGACTGCCCCGACGGCTTGGCCGATCGCACGGCCGATTGCATCTCCCGCCTGTCCGCGCTGCGCGACGGCGTCGACGCCCCGTGCCACAAGTCGCGGTTCACGTTTGTCGATGTCTGCGTCGCCGCCGGCGTGCTGCTGGCGGTCACCGCCATGCTGCTGCCCGCGCTGCCGCAGAGCCGCGCGACCTCTCGCCGGCTGCTCTGCGAAGACAACATGCGCGAGATCGGCAAGGCGATGCAGCTGTACGCCGAGCGCAACGCGTTCTCCCTAGGCGACAACGCCGACCCGGCGGTCATGCGCGTCAAGCTGGATCGGTCAGTCGACAGCGACCGACCGACCAAGAAACCCCGCGGCCACTTCCCCTACATTCGCCGCGACGAGAACGCCGGCATGTTCGCCGTCCGCCTGGTCGAGAGCGGCGTGATGAGCCAATCCGAGCTGCAGCGGCTCCTGTGGTGCCGCGCCTCTGGTCTGCAGGAGAAGCTACGCAACAGCAAGGCGCGGCTGATCATTGTCGCGCCCACGCCCGAGCAGCTCGAGCAGGCCAAGGGCGAGGTGCTGGCCCAGCTCCGCCGCTGGATGGCGGGCAGCTACGCCTACCGCCTGGGCTACGTCGATGACGGCGTCTACTACCCGATCCTCAACTACGAGAACTCCCGCTCGCCGATCCTCAGCGACGCCCCCACCTACACGCCAGATGGCTGGGTGAGCCTGAACCACGGCGCCAAGGGCGGTCAGAACGTGCTCTATCAGGACGGCAGCGTCGGCTTCCAGGTCCACTGCGACTGCCCTGCCATGGATTCCGACCTGTTCGTGAACCACAACGGCAAGGCCGCGGCCGGGCAGGGCGAGTCCGACGTAGTGCTGGTCCGCAGCGACCTGACGCCGGGGCTTGGCCCCCAGATCAAGGAGCTCACCCCGGCCGTGTTCCGGGCGCCCCGCCAAGAGTAGCCGCCCGCCCCTCTGTGCCAGGCATGGCCGCCCGGCTCTTGCAACCGCGACATCCGGAATCGCGCACGCCCCGCTTGCCGCCGGCGATGGGATTCCCGAGAAGCCGCTCCGCTGATTGACCGAGGAAGAAGATATGCGTTGGATCCTTTGCGCCTACCTGCTGATCAGCGTCGCCCTGGCGGTCTCGGCCGACCTGGGCCGCTACGCGCCGCTGATCAACGAGGTGCACTCCGCGCCCATGGGCGACAAGCTGCTGCACACGCTGTTCTCTGGCGGGCTGGCGTTGCTGATCAACTGCGTGCTGCTGGGGCGGCGCACGGGGTCGCCGTGGGCGGCGCTCGGGCTCGGCGCAACCATCGCCGCGGCGCTCTGCACGCTGGAGGAGGCCACCAACCTGCTCACCCCCTACCGCGGCGCCGAGCTGTCCGACCTGGCCGCCAACTACCTGGGGATCCTGCTCCTGGGCACTGCGCCGATTGCGATATATCTGCTCGCCCGGCGGGGACCCGCCCCAATCCGCGGCGCCTAGCGGCGAACAGCTGCTGGACGCCCACGCCCGTCAAACGGCCGATTGCCACGCCGGCGAGCCTTCCGTAGGATCCCACTGTGCCACTGCTCCTGCTCATTTTCCTGTTCGTCGCGATCCCGGTCACGGAGTTCGCGATCCTGTACCGGCTGGCCGCGCACGGCATTGGCCTTCCGGCAACCATCGCGCTGGTGCTGCTGACCGGCGTGCTGGGCGCAACCCTCGCCAAGCAGCAGGGCCTGCAAACGCTGACGCGGATCCGCCAAGAGATGGCGGGCGGCAAGATGCCGGGCGACGCGCTGTTCGACGGCGCGCTGATCCTGGTCGCCGGCGCGGTGCTGATCACGCCCGGCATCCTGACCGACGCGTTCGGCTTCAGCCTCTTGATCCCGCCGCTGCGGGCGATCGTCAAACGCCTGATCAAGGCCTGGGCCGCGCGGAACGTGCGGGTCGCGACCAGCTTCTCCGGCCCCCCCGGCGGCGCAACGATGGGCGAACCCCACCGCGGCCGCGACGAGATCATCGACGCCGAAGTCATCGAGACCCGCGTCGAACGCGGGTAGTTCCTAGATCTCATCAAGGATCCGCTGGCGCTGCTGCTCGTATTCCTGCTCGCTGATCAAGCCCTTCTCCCTTAGCGCTGTCAGCCGGGTGAGACGCTCTTCGGGTGTTTCCTTAGGGGCGGGAGGCGAATCCGGGCGAGGCGGCGTGTCGAACTCGACGACCTCTTGGGCCACGCCGTGCTCGGTGAACAGATTCAGGGCGTGGTAGCCGGTGATCGCTATCGCGACCATCGTCCAGAGAACGCCGAAGCCGCCGGCGCCGGGGATGGCAACGAACACCCCAATCCCAACGAACAACACGCCCACTATGCAGCCGATGGCCGACGTCGGCTTGCTGGGTCTGACCCGACCACGTGCTCTCATAGGTGGTTCTCTACTTGCTGTGATCGTAGGCGGCGTGTTACCGGCCTCTTCGTACTCGACAGGCGTTTCTTGGGAGTAGAATTGAATCGAGCGGCGCCGTCACCATCGTAGCAGGATCGCTTGCCTGCCGGATGGTAGTGGATTCCGGCCGCCCAATGCGGTCGAATGCTAGGCGTCGTAGCCTCGGCAGCCAGTCTTGCGCGGGCGCAAAGGTGTGTCTAGAAAGTGACAAGACTCCGGTCTTTCGGGCCCAGGGGGATCTAAAGGAAACAACCATGCCAACGACCACCGGGATGAAGGCGGGCGGCTTCTACGATGCTCACTCGGGCGGCCAGCGGTCGGCGCTCGACGAGTTCCTCCCCTGGTTGGAAGAGGCGGTCGCCGACCTGCCGCTGGCGGGCGGCGACCCTGCGCCGGTCGGCGTGATGGACATCGGCTCGTCGGAGGGCGCCAACGCGCTCTACGCGCTGGACCGGGTAGCGCGGCGGTTGCGGTTTGCGACGTCCCGCTCGCTGTGGCTGCTGTTCAGCGACCTGCCGACCAACGACTTCAACCGCCTGTTTGCCAATCTCTACCCGGGCGGCACGGCGGCCGTAACGTCGGACGACGTGTTTGTGGGCGCGGTGGGCGGCACCGCGTTCGGCCGCCTGGTCCCGCCGGCGTCGCTGCACATCGCGACCACGTTCAACGCGATCGGGTTCCTCGACAAGCGGCCCGACGCCGGGCTGCCGAACTTCATCCTGCCGATGGGCCCCGGCCCGCTGGCGCCGCGGGAGGGCGTGTCGGTCAGCGAGGACGAGCGGGCGCCGTACCGCCGGCAGGCGGAGCAGGACCTGCACAACTTCTACGCGGCCCGGGCCGCGGAGCTGGTCCCAGGCGGCAAGCTGCTGGTGCAGGTGTTCGGACGCGACGATCGGCACTCAACCAGCCACGGCATCTACGACGTGCTGAGCGACGCGGTGCTCGACGGCGTGGACGACGGGACGCTCGACCGCGCGGTGTACGAGCGGCTGGTCTTCCCGATCTACTTCCGCACCGTCGAAGAGCTGGTGCGGCCGATCGAAGCCGACGACCGCCTGGCGGCGTGCTTCCGGCTGGAGCGGCACGCGAGCCACGACGTGCCGATCCCTTTCAACACGGCGTTCGCGGAGTCGGGCGACCGGTCCGCCTGGGCGAAAGACTACACCGGCTTCCTGCGGGCGTTCACCGAGGCGATCCTGGCCGCGGCGTTGCCGGACAGTCCCCTGCAGGCCGACACGCTCGAGTCGATCTACCAGCGGGTGGAGCAGCGGCTGATCGACGACCCGGCCCGCTACGAGTTCCACTTCATCTCAGTGGGCGCGCTGCTCACACGCCGCTAGCGGAGCGGTCCGAAGTCGAACCGTTACCTCAGTGCACGCCACGGGGTTCATCTCTGGCGACTTGATTCCGGCGCCTGTGGAAGAGGAAGAGAGTGAATAGATGCTCAGATTCCAGTAAGGACGACCTTCTACGGCAGTGCGTCAACTGAGTGCGACCGACACACTGTTCCGTCAACTTCATATGCAGACTTTCTCCGATCGGGCGCCGACAGGCCTAGCGTTCTGAGGGTAATACCATGGTCTGAGATCGAGCAGTTTCTTAGTATTGATACAGGCCATGGGCTGACAGTCGAATTGTAGGAATATGACGACTCTAGAGAGGCAGTGCGACGAACTAGAAGACTTGCTTGCTCATGCAGGAATTGATGGGGCCGACCTGTCCGGTGTCTACGAAGGAATCGTTTCTGTATTAAGCTCAGCAGTTCAAGACAAGGGATACGAATCGACCACGGTCGGGTTCCTGAATGCAGCCCAAGAAATGGTAGATCATTCGTTCCCAAGCTGGCCAATGCGAGGCCAGCGATACGATACATCTATGCAGTTCCCTGACGAGGAATTGCCGTATCGTATTGCACGAGGAGTGGGGTCTTACTTAGCAGTTGCGATGGAGAAACTTAGCGGGCATGCCAAGGTTGGTGCTAAGCGAATAGACGCCTTCATAGAGTCTTCCGGGTTGTATACTAGTGATGTTCGTGAATAGCTTCGGCAGCATTCGTCCGGTTCAAGAAGGTTGTCCAACGAGCTAGCCCGCTGATCCAAGGTCGGAAATCGGCCGGTGGCACTGCTACTCGGTGCCACTGCCAACTTGTTTGGCAGTGCGAACCCTGCACACGCTTCGCACTGCCAGCAAGCTGGGCAGTGGCACCGAAGCAGTGCCACCAGCCGGTGAGAGTACGCCGGCAGTGCATCCTGCGCAACCCGCCAAGCCGCGTGTAGCACCGCCGCCGGGGACTTGCTTGTCGTCGCCATCC from the Posidoniimonas corsicana genome contains:
- a CDS encoding response regulator transcription factor → MNELSAIPVSTDHLHIVQQLMEKCGVKPHIYETPDAWADDSNAQHKDLATRMVARAGMPTSDSDEEQCLLLAGPLSQIISQRIPEFINHVHPGLPVVAVCNSPKLPEVVGVLRLGARDVVDLASHDVDPCDAIREALEYGRETEGRRLRTMVLRQRLETVTQGERQVLDSMLEGLANKETAKKLGIGLRTVELRRAKIMTKMGAKGVAELVKLFCEARCPGVDTRAVR
- the dprA gene encoding DNA-processing protein DprA; its protein translation is MPPPDDQRLLAEVCLSLVRGVGPRLRENLQAAFGDAEQILAQPAERLTGVEGVGATLAGRIASAREEIDAQSELDRAARHGIAIVLRDSDSYPRALREIPDPPPLLFVRGELLPTDQLAVAIVGSRHATRYGFDQAERLAAALARAGVTVVSGMARGIDTAVHRGALGAGGRTIAVLANGLLKPYPPENAELSLEIAKQGAVLSEAPLLRPPMSGAFPQRNRIISGVSLGVLVVEAADRSGSLITARHAYEQGREVFAVPGPVDSRLSKGCHKLIQDGAKLVATVDDVLEELGPLVEGVPRPGGGQLRSVAELNLNDVEQSVLQAIGAAPTQMDHVVQQSGVPVHRVLSTLSVLEVRGLVRRVSGSLVARV
- a CDS encoding RNA polymerase sigma factor, coding for MKTQSTEARTHVSTGTLEPAMAKGKTINADAKARTDEQVLAEHQRDPAGGHLAALIKRYERELYNYLRRYLGDAGMAEDAFQAAFLQVHLKADSFDSGRKFRPWLYTIATNQAIDLQRRNRRHQAVSLDKPNRAESEEVGALIDLLGSKELGPNERFDRRERMEWVRKAVAALPEQLRSAVSLVYFDGLKYREAAAELSVPVGTVKSRLHSAIGQLGKAWQDWD
- a CDS encoding anti-sigma factor family protein — protein: MREKLVCYLLGELDEAERAELEARLANEPCLRKELEQIRAGLGLTDDADPAPQHDCPDGLADRTADCISRLSALRDGVDAPCHKSRFTFVDVCVAAGVLLAVTAMLLPALPQSRATSRRLLCEDNMREIGKAMQLYAERNAFSLGDNADPAVMRVKLDRSVDSDRPTKKPRGHFPYIRRDENAGMFAVRLVESGVMSQSELQRLLWCRASGLQEKLRNSKARLIIVAPTPEQLEQAKGEVLAQLRRWMAGSYAYRLGYVDDGVYYPILNYENSRSPILSDAPTYTPDGWVSLNHGAKGGQNVLYQDGSVGFQVHCDCPAMDSDLFVNHNGKAAAGQGESDVVLVRSDLTPGLGPQIKELTPAVFRAPRQE
- a CDS encoding FxsA family protein; translation: MPLLLLIFLFVAIPVTEFAILYRLAAHGIGLPATIALVLLTGVLGATLAKQQGLQTLTRIRQEMAGGKMPGDALFDGALILVAGAVLITPGILTDAFGFSLLIPPLRAIVKRLIKAWAARNVRVATSFSGPPGGATMGEPHRGRDEIIDAEVIETRVERG
- a CDS encoding SHOCT domain-containing protein encodes the protein MRARGRVRPSKPTSAIGCIVGVLFVGIGVFVAIPGAGGFGVLWTMVAIAITGYHALNLFTEHGVAQEVVEFDTPPRPDSPPAPKETPEERLTRLTALREKGLISEQEYEQQRQRILDEI